A DNA window from Syngnathus typhle isolate RoL2023-S1 ecotype Sweden linkage group LG2, RoL_Styp_1.0, whole genome shotgun sequence contains the following coding sequences:
- the LOC133150234 gene encoding beta-1,3-galactosyltransferase 1-like, producing MPSKVSCLYLLTVVCWASALWYLSVTRPSTSYVGQLNIPIRKAPKMSKNTTFGNYRTRSLNPHDFDYLINDAKKCETETPFLVILISTTHKEFDARQAIRETWGDESTFPDVRVVTLFLLGRSTDAVLNHMVEQESQIFHDIVVEDFIDSYHNLTLKTLMGMRWVATFCSKAQYVLKTDSDIFVNMENLIYNLLKPSTKPRRRYFTGYVINGGPIRDMRSKWYMPRDLYPDSKYPPFCSGTGYVFSADVAELIYQTSLHTRLLHLEDVYVGVCLRKLGIHPFQNSGFNHWKMAYSLCRYRRVVTVHQISPEEMHRIWNDMTSKKHLKC from the coding sequence ATGCCTTCTAAGGTCTCCTGTTTGTACTTGCTGACAGTGGTTTGCTGGGCCAGTGCTCTCTGGTACCTGAGCGTGACCCGCCCGTCCACTTCCTATGTGGGCCAGCTGAACATCCCGATTCGCAAGGCACCCAAGATGAGTAAGAACACCACCTTCGGTAACTACCGCACTCGGTCTCTGAATCCGCATGACTTTGACTACCTCATCAACGATGCCAAGAAATGTGAGACGGAGACCCCTTTTCTCGTGATCCTGATAAGCACCACCCACAAGGAATTTGATGCACGGCAGGCCATAAGAGAAACGTGGGGTGacgaaagtacatttcctgaCGTGCGTGTGGTCACGCTCTTCTTGTTGGGTCGCAGCACGGACGCTGTCCTTAACCACATGGTGGAGCAGGAGAGCCAGATCTTCCACGACATTGTCGTTGAGGATTTTATTGACTCTTACCACAACCTGACTCTCAAGACACTGATGGGAATGCGCTGGGTGGCCACCTTCTGCTCTAAAGCCCAATATGTTCTCAAAACAGACAGTGACATCTTTGTCAATATGGAGAACCTCATCTACAACCTCCTCAAACCCAGCACCAAGCCCAGGAGGAGATATTTCACAGGCTACGTCATCAACGGCGGGCCAATCAGAGACATGCGGAGCAAGTGGTACATGCCGAGAGACTTGTACCCAGACAGCAAGTACCCACCATTCTGCTCCGGCACTGGCTACGTGTTCTCGGCAGATGTAGCCGAGCTCATCTACCAAACCTCACTACACACCAGGCTGCTACATCTGGAGGACGTGTATGTGGGAGTGTGTCTGCGTAAGCTGGGGATCCACCCCTTCCAAAACAGCGGTTTCAACCACTGGAAAATGGCTTACAGCCTCTGCCGCTATCGCCGAGTGGTCACCGTTCATCAGATCTCCCCTGAAGAGATGCACCGCATTTGGAACGACATGACCAGCAAGAAACATCTTAAATGTTAG